The Clostridioides difficile genome has a segment encoding these proteins:
- a CDS encoding BlaI/MecI/CopY family transcriptional regulator: MKISKLPEAELKVMRYIWEANKVLTSKELVVAMEEKYNWNESTTFTVLKRLERREFLSTEKIGKLTHYNILVKEKKYIRFETKEFLKNIHKNSVKSLISALHRDDEELDEKKLNELEEYFKNLEEDKK, encoded by the coding sequence ATGAAAATTAGTAAATTACCAGAGGCGGAATTAAAAGTTATGAGATATATTTGGGAAGCTAACAAAGTACTAACTTCTAAGGAATTAGTTGTTGCAATGGAAGAAAAATATAACTGGAATGAATCAACTACATTTACAGTTTTAAAAAGGTTAGAGAGAAGGGAATTTTTAAGCACAGAGAAAATAGGTAAACTTACACACTATAATATACTAGTAAAAGAAAAAAAGTATATAAGGTTTGAAACGAAAGAATTTTTGAAGAATATACATAAAAATTCAGTTAAGAGCTTGATTTCAGCATTGCATAGAGATGATGAAGAGTTAGATGAAAAGAAATTAAATGAGTTAGAAGAGTATTTTAAGAATTTAGAAGAAGATAAAAAATAA
- a CDS encoding XkdX family protein: MNWYKIITDFYKNGNWTKEQVKTAVTKNKITVTEYKEIVGEDYIA, translated from the coding sequence ATGAATTGGTATAAGATAATAACAGATTTTTATAAGAATGGCAACTGGACTAAAGAGCAAGTTAAAACAGCAGTTACAAAGAATAAGATAACAGTAACAGAATATAAAGAAATTGTAGGAGAGGACTATATAGCATAG
- a CDS encoding YmfQ family protein — protein MKLIDKLPSFYNNDITRKIQDAYDIELETLRETYDDTFDQFFVDTATWGLDYWENILSIKNRYDLSIEDRRSNIKAKMRGKGTTTIEVVKAISEAYTKTNVDVKVFSNIFSFTLSFITNNCSYNTILELDKKIEEIKPCHLEHKFEMILFNQNSMFAGSTMNTGETVTIYPYTPTNFESFGELTISTGNDRSMEKITLYPKEVI, from the coding sequence ATGAAATTAATTGATAAACTACCAAGTTTTTATAACAATGATATTACTAGAAAAATACAAGATGCTTACGACATAGAATTAGAAACACTTAGAGAAACCTATGACGATACTTTTGACCAGTTTTTTGTAGATACTGCAACGTGGGGACTTGATTATTGGGAAAATATTTTATCTATTAAAAATAGATATGATTTAAGCATAGAGGACAGAAGAAGTAATATAAAAGCAAAGATGAGAGGTAAGGGTACAACTACAATAGAGGTTGTAAAAGCTATATCAGAGGCTTACACAAAGACCAATGTTGATGTAAAAGTATTTAGCAATATATTTAGTTTTACACTAAGTTTTATAACGAATAACTGTAGCTATAACACTATTTTAGAATTAGACAAGAAAATAGAAGAAATAAAGCCATGTCATTTAGAACATAAATTTGAGATGATTTTATTTAACCAAAACTCTATGTTTGCAGGCTCTACAATGAATACAGGTGAAACAGTTACTATATATCCATATACTCCAACAAACTTTGAAAGTTTTGGAGAATTAACAATATCTACAGGTAATGATAGAAGCATGGAAAAAATAACTTTATACCCTAAGGAGGTGATATAG
- a CDS encoding N-acetylmuramoyl-L-alanine amidase: MVDIIKMLTKKKCYSNKNNAKFIVIHETDNEDKGADAKRHAQALNNGNLEASVHYYVDDKVIYQTLDHKDGAWAVGKSYGTALVAGVTNYNSINIEICVNKDGNYTKARENAIDLTKKLMKDLNISADKVIRHYDAKKKYCPRKMLDNPKLWVDFKDKVKNGGGVNKMIKYTIIYEGEVDKVLAQIISWNYKENECRVCDIKDYVPGHTQNLYIVGGGACNKISSITKEKYTMIKGNDRFDTLYKALDFINK; this comes from the coding sequence ATGGTAGATATAATAAAGATGTTAACAAAGAAAAAATGTTATTCAAACAAGAATAATGCAAAGTTTATTGTAATCCATGAAACCGACAATGAGGACAAGGGAGCAGATGCTAAGAGACATGCACAAGCACTTAATAATGGTAACTTAGAAGCAAGTGTACATTACTATGTTGATGATAAGGTCATATATCAAACATTGGACCATAAAGACGGGGCTTGGGCAGTTGGCAAAAGTTATGGAACTGCATTAGTTGCAGGAGTTACAAACTATAATAGTATTAATATAGAAATATGTGTAAATAAAGATGGTAATTATACAAAAGCAAGAGAAAATGCAATAGACTTAACTAAAAAATTAATGAAAGATTTAAATATTAGTGCTGACAAAGTAATTAGACATTATGATGCTAAGAAAAAATATTGTCCTCGTAAGATGCTTGATAATCCGAAGTTATGGGTAGATTTTAAAGATAAAGTAAAAAATGGTGGGGGAGTGAATAAGATGATAAAATACACAATAATCTATGAGGGAGAAGTTGACAAAGTTCTAGCGCAAATAATTAGTTGGAATTACAAAGAAAATGAATGTAGAGTATGTGATATAAAAGATTATGTACCAGGTCATACACAAAATCTTTATATTGTAGGCGGAGGAGCATGTAATAAGATAAGTTCTATTACTAAAGAAAAATACACAATGATAAAAGGTAATGATAGATTTGATACTCTTTATAAAGCATTAGATTTTATAAATAAATAA
- a CDS encoding BlaI/MecI/CopY family transcriptional regulator — protein MEEETLIEGLARAEFVVMNYLWEKDSLMSKKEIIRDIKQMCGWHRSTIKIVLKGLIYKGFLARDIIRFQSYYKIIIDSEEYDAFSKKVLKSTKNRRIIRSLTTTHKSISNEKLDKLEEYYRSLEE, from the coding sequence GTGGAAGAAGAAACATTAATAGAAGGGTTAGCAAGAGCAGAGTTTGTGGTAATGAATTATCTATGGGAAAAAGATTCTTTGATGTCTAAAAAAGAAATAATAAGAGACATAAAACAGATGTGTGGATGGCACAGGAGCACAATAAAAATAGTGTTAAAAGGATTAATTTATAAGGGTTTTTTAGCGAGAGATATTATAAGATTTCAATCATATTATAAAATAATAATAGATAGTGAAGAGTATGATGCTTTTAGTAAAAAAGTATTAAAATCTACTAAAAACAGAAGAATTATACGTTCTCTTACGACTACACATAAGTCTATAAGCAATGAAAAATTAGATAAATTAGAAGAGTATTATAGGAGCTTAGAGGAATAA
- a CDS encoding AP2 domain-containing protein yields the protein MNIGDKFENLTILDIEQRNNRKYCLCKCTCGNEKWIRADSLKKIRGCGCLQSETQFKQNDLTNKKFGRLIAIKNTNKKTTDGRYIWLCKCTCGNKIETAENNLTMGRTKSCGCLKKESDIKNAKIALKVHKEKNIIDNTNISIIKKTKAYDNSKTKVRGVYWDESKNKYKAQIEFKKIHYNLGYYDNIEDAEKAYIEAKEKLHKKFLEEYNK from the coding sequence ATGAATATTGGAGATAAATTTGAAAACCTTACAATATTAGATATAGAGCAAAGAAACAATAGAAAATATTGCTTGTGTAAATGTACATGTGGAAATGAAAAATGGATAAGAGCAGATAGTTTGAAAAAAATTCGAGGGTGTGGATGTTTACAAAGTGAGACACAATTCAAACAAAACGATTTGACAAATAAAAAGTTTGGCAGATTGATAGCTATAAAAAATACTAATAAAAAAACAACGGATGGACGTTATATTTGGTTATGTAAATGTACATGTGGAAATAAAATTGAGACAGCAGAAAACAATCTAACTATGGGCAGAACTAAATCATGTGGATGCTTGAAGAAAGAATCTGATATAAAAAATGCAAAGATAGCTTTAAAAGTACATAAAGAAAAAAACATTATTGATAATACAAATATATCTATTATAAAAAAGACGAAAGCTTATGATAATTCAAAAACTAAAGTTAGAGGCGTTTATTGGGACGAGTCTAAGAATAAGTATAAAGCTCAGATAGAGTTTAAGAAAATTCATTATAATTTAGGATACTATGACAACATAGAAGATGCTGAAAAGGCATATATAGAAGCTAAAGAGAAATTACATAAGAAGTTTTTAGAAGAATATAATAAATAA
- a CDS encoding phage tail protein: MAEQKYYTLLTKIGKASIANATALGNKVDLVKLQLGDGAGGEYNPTEEQTSLKKVVWEGSVNNVKIDEENPNWIVIETVIPGSVGGFMIREVGIFDSKDQLIAVSKYPETYKPTADSGSVKDLVIKIILVVSNTSSVNLKVDPTVILATLKDIQELGTKIDTTKTELTSNIETAKTELNTRIDTENEKQNIKIDQLIAGGANVSHTHIIEVDDWILNNETNMYEVTVNHPLLTKRILIALYDENGEALTPNARAIDDNSVLVRNEENIKMYVYLINGNAQTSLINATVDDNRVSEMTTYSSKKIEDMLVNIEEKINGGLSSVATSVNELITYC, from the coding sequence TTGGCAGAACAAAAATATTATACACTTTTAACTAAAATAGGTAAGGCCTCTATTGCAAATGCTACAGCACTTGGTAATAAAGTAGATTTAGTAAAATTACAACTTGGTGATGGAGCAGGGGGAGAATATAATCCAACAGAGGAACAAACATCTCTTAAAAAGGTTGTTTGGGAAGGTTCTGTAAATAATGTAAAGATAGATGAAGAAAATCCAAACTGGATAGTAATAGAAACTGTAATACCAGGTAGCGTAGGTGGCTTTATGATAAGAGAGGTTGGAATATTTGATTCAAAAGACCAACTAATTGCAGTATCTAAATATCCCGAAACATATAAACCAACTGCTGACTCGGGAAGTGTAAAAGACTTAGTTATAAAAATTATTTTAGTGGTTTCTAATACTTCAAGTGTGAATTTAAAAGTAGACCCAACTGTTATTTTAGCAACACTTAAAGATATACAAGAGTTAGGCACTAAAATAGATACAACTAAAACAGAATTAACAAGCAACATAGAAACTGCTAAAACAGAGTTGAATACTAGGATTGACACAGAAAATGAGAAACAGAATATTAAAATTGACCAACTTATCGCAGGTGGCGCAAATGTATCTCATACACATATTATAGAGGTTGATGATTGGATTTTAAATAATGAAACTAATATGTATGAAGTAACTGTAAATCATCCTCTATTAACAAAAAGAATATTAATAGCCTTGTATGATGAAAACGGAGAAGCACTTACACCGAATGCTAGGGCTATTGATGATAATAGTGTTCTTGTTAGAAATGAAGAAAATATTAAAATGTATGTGTATTTGATAAATGGAAATGCTCAGACAAGTTTAATTAATGCGACTGTAGATGATAACAGAGTGTCTGAAATGACTACTTATTCATCTAAAAAGATTGAAGATATGTTGGTTAATATAGAAGAAAAAATAAATGGTGGGTTATCTAGTGTTGCAACGAGTGTAAATGAGTTGATAACTTACTGTTAG
- a CDS encoding helix-turn-helix domain-containing protein has translation MISYNRLWKLLIDKKIKKMEFKEMTGIGSSSISKLKEDKVVSMATMEKICLALDCNIEDIVEIKKDE, from the coding sequence ATGATTTCATACAATCGCTTATGGAAATTATTAATTGATAAGAAAATAAAAAAAATGGAATTTAAAGAAATGACAGGAATAGGAAGTTCAAGTATCAGTAAATTAAAAGAAGATAAAGTCGTTTCCATGGCTACAATGGAAAAGATATGTTTAGCGTTAGACTGTAACATAGAGGATATTGTTGAGATTAAAAAAGATGAGTAA
- a CDS encoding glycine rich domain-containing protein: MVTEWNFDYTGAEQSLIFKPGKYKLECWGASGGEMHSATSHSGGGYSVGELILRKETLLYVYVGQLGLDVSSSVYAFNGGGYGAGAVGGGATDIRLVGGEWDNEQGLFSRIIVAGGGGGGYAGYGGGNGGGLKGENVVASDGSSVGATQFDGGRGFETNGKGDGLFGKGGCSVSYAGGGGGWFGGSGCRFSHCNGGGGSGYVLTKDSYKPIGYTPTSEYWLENASTTVGKTLTGNSGVNGKAKITLLQALPFLNISSYNSTTATFKADHTDPTLLTKIEYFIDDVLKETITTDLTTEKIINYTLEDNALHTLKIVVTDSANATVEKVLSISKNIMPLPEDVNLQDISTKLIEVNAGFRTGKTSIINTLALKNIEASLNNTLVELSEKIKTSFDSGDASLQDLMNQLTQANNTISQLNSKYKIASGTTSVIQSSQHVNLYGGLYGATYIRQPYHWININNLGFIPNIFIAENETVSAGSSIQKNIIIATCNIPWSTNKRDFIANLQLTRDKMDDQDFNCHAGFYINNEQDAYINSNGINVPASRASISIYGFSWYAIKFI, from the coding sequence ATGGTTACAGAATGGAATTTTGATTATACAGGTGCAGAGCAAAGTTTAATATTTAAACCAGGTAAATATAAATTAGAGTGCTGGGGTGCTAGTGGCGGAGAGATGCATAGTGCTACTTCTCATTCAGGTGGTGGATACTCTGTTGGTGAACTTATACTGAGAAAGGAGACTTTGTTATATGTTTATGTTGGTCAACTAGGTTTAGATGTTTCTTCTTCTGTTTATGCATTTAATGGTGGTGGCTATGGTGCTGGTGCTGTTGGTGGTGGAGCTACTGATATTAGACTTGTTGGTGGTGAATGGGATAACGAACAAGGCTTGTTTTCGCGTATAATTGTTGCAGGCGGAGGAGGCGGTGGTTATGCAGGTTATGGTGGTGGAAATGGTGGTGGATTAAAAGGAGAAAACGTTGTTGCTTCTGATGGAAGTTCTGTTGGAGCAACTCAATTTGATGGAGGTAGAGGCTTCGAAACTAATGGTAAGGGAGATGGATTGTTTGGCAAAGGAGGTTGTTCAGTTAGTTATGCAGGCGGAGGTGGTGGATGGTTCGGTGGTTCAGGTTGCCGCTTTTCACACTGCAATGGTGGTGGAGGAAGTGGATATGTCTTAACTAAAGATAGTTATAAACCAATTGGATATACACCTACTTCTGAATATTGGTTGGAAAATGCTAGTACAACTGTAGGTAAAACATTAACAGGTAATAGTGGAGTTAATGGTAAGGCTAAAATAACATTACTCCAAGCATTACCATTTTTAAATATATCCTCTTATAATTCCACTACAGCTACATTTAAAGCTGACCACACAGACCCAACATTGCTAACTAAAATAGAATATTTTATAGATGATGTATTAAAAGAAACTATCACAACAGATTTAACAACAGAGAAAATAATTAACTATACATTAGAAGATAATGCACTACACACGCTTAAAATAGTTGTTACAGATAGTGCTAATGCTACAGTAGAAAAAGTATTAAGTATAAGTAAGAATATAATGCCACTGCCCGAAGATGTTAATCTGCAAGATATATCAACAAAATTAATTGAGGTTAATGCAGGATTTAGAACTGGTAAAACAAGTATTATAAATACTTTAGCATTAAAGAATATAGAAGCAAGTCTAAATAATACACTTGTAGAGCTATCAGAGAAAATAAAAACTTCTTTTGATAGTGGAGACGCTAGTTTGCAGGATTTGATGAATCAATTAACACAAGCTAATAATACTATATCGCAATTAAACTCTAAATATAAAATTGCAAGTGGGACTACTTCTGTTATCCAAAGTTCTCAACATGTTAATTTATATGGCGGATTATATGGAGCAACATATATTAGGCAACCATATCATTGGATTAATATTAATAATTTAGGATTTATTCCTAATATTTTTATCGCTGAAAATGAAACTGTTAGCGCTGGTAGTTCAATTCAAAAAAATATTATTATTGCTACTTGCAATATACCTTGGTCTACAAATAAAAGAGATTTTATAGCAAACTTACAACTTACTAGAGATAAAATGGATGACCAAGATTTTAATTGTCATGCAGGATTTTATATAAACAATGAGCAAGATGCTTATATTAATAGTAATGGAATTAATGTACCTGCAAGTAGAGCTTCTATTTCTATTTATGGGTTTTCTTGGTATGCTATAAAATTTATATAA
- a CDS encoding phage holin family protein: protein MDNLISFIPEQLLILVAALYVIGAGCKKYKQLDNKYIPVVLLVLGVGFSVWMLGLNADAVLQGVICWGISIGINQTYKQLKDGEK, encoded by the coding sequence ATGGATAATTTAATAAGTTTCATACCAGAGCAGTTACTAATTTTAGTTGCTGCTCTTTATGTTATAGGAGCAGGATGCAAAAAATATAAACAACTAGATAATAAGTATATTCCAGTAGTATTATTAGTACTTGGTGTGGGTTTCTCAGTATGGATGCTAGGATTAAATGCTGATGCAGTCTTACAAGGAGTGATTTGTTGGGGTATATCAATAGGTATAAATCAAACTTACAAACAGTTAAAGGATGGTGAAAAGTAA
- a CDS encoding baseplate J/gp47 family protein, which yields MYSSQTYDVVKNRTLSNINLNIYKGEGSFLNDMVSPINSELAKFYIELSYLHKKAFIEDNFDDFLDKRVNEFGVYRKLGTEATGEVIFEGKVGTVVQNGTIISYNELLFVVIKDIVISSEIEQNTSPVQALEIGIRYNIPASTGFKLQDEISGITRIYNNLAFQGGTEIETDEELKERFYKIQKNQSTSGNKAHYEEWALEVDGVYNVKVYPRWDGAGTVKVLLFGQNNQAVEEEIIIKCREHIGTEMPIGCTLTVSTPSPLDISISAYIKLEAGYNLDFVKESFLESINSYLINVNKEIIYTKVSAILASVEGLHDFSNLLLNNKAENIVFEEDKVPSVTTLEFSEVVV from the coding sequence ATGTATAGTAGTCAAACTTATGATGTTGTGAAAAACAGGACCTTATCTAATATAAATTTAAATATCTATAAAGGAGAAGGGTCTTTTTTAAATGATATGGTATCCCCTATTAATTCAGAGCTTGCAAAATTCTATATAGAACTTTCATATCTCCATAAAAAAGCTTTTATTGAAGATAATTTTGATGATTTTCTTGATAAGCGGGTAAATGAATTTGGAGTATATAGAAAGTTAGGAACGGAAGCAACTGGAGAGGTAATATTTGAGGGAAAAGTTGGAACAGTTGTACAAAACGGAACTATTATATCTTACAACGAGCTATTATTTGTAGTAATTAAAGATATAGTAATTAGTTCGGAAATCGAACAAAATACAAGCCCCGTACAGGCTTTAGAAATTGGAATTAGATACAATATACCTGCAAGCACTGGATTTAAGCTACAAGACGAAATAAGCGGTATAACAAGAATTTATAATAATTTAGCATTTCAAGGTGGCACAGAAATAGAAACAGATGAAGAATTGAAAGAAAGATTCTATAAAATACAGAAAAATCAATCTACAAGTGGAAATAAAGCTCACTATGAAGAATGGGCTTTGGAAGTAGATGGAGTCTATAACGTTAAGGTTTATCCAAGATGGGATGGAGCAGGGACAGTTAAAGTTTTATTATTTGGTCAAAATAATCAAGCTGTTGAAGAAGAAATAATAATTAAGTGTAGAGAGCATATTGGTACAGAAATGCCAATCGGATGTACATTAACAGTTTCAACACCTTCACCACTTGATATAAGCATAAGTGCATATATAAAGCTAGAAGCAGGATATAATTTAGATTTTGTAAAAGAAAGCTTCTTAGAAAGCATTAATAGCTACTTAATAAATGTTAATAAAGAAATAATTTACACTAAAGTAAGTGCAATACTTGCAAGTGTGGAAGGCTTACATGACTTTAGTAATTTATTATTAAATAATAAAGCTGAAAATATAGTATTTGAAGAGGACAAAGTGCCAAGTGTTACGACCCTAGAATTTAGTGAGGTGGTAGTTTAA
- a CDS encoding hemolysin XhlA family protein: MNEELFKENLKRHEATINKHNDEIDELRVANIESKAELKALCENLNSLTSMLKWLIGTMITTLVGFFIFAIQRGLF; encoded by the coding sequence ATGAATGAAGAACTTTTCAAAGAGAATTTGAAACGACATGAGGCAACAATAAATAAACATAATGATGAAATAGACGAATTAAGAGTAGCGAATATAGAGTCTAAAGCGGAGTTAAAAGCATTATGTGAAAACTTAAATTCACTTACAAGCATGTTGAAATGGCTAATAGGAACCATGATTACAACCCTTGTAGGGTTCTTTATATTTGCAATACAGAGAGGATTATTTTAA